The Primulina eburnea isolate SZY01 chromosome 13, ASM2296580v1, whole genome shotgun sequence genome includes a region encoding these proteins:
- the LOC140809629 gene encoding flavin-containing monooxygenase FMO GS-OX-like 9: MVCSRAISKKVCVIGAGPSGLVTAREMRNEGHDVVVLEQNHDVGGQWLYNPKVEDEDPLGKNDSLKLHSSMYSSLRVASPREIMGFTDFPFVIKKDRDVRRFPGHREIFLYLQDFCEYFELREMIRFNTIVVNVETLEYPGVLGKDLKWVVRSKEAEKEVEEVFDAVVVATGHYSQPRLPKIKGMDVWRRKQLHSHIYRIPEPFKNQVVVVVGSSLSGQDISMELVDVAKKIHLSAKSLTISQGLSKVISKYDNLHLHPEIESLHEDGKVLFNDGSWVIADTIIYCTGYSYSFPFLDTKGIVAIDDDRVGPLFEHTFPPSLAPSLSFVGIPRKLIGFPFFEAQAKWIAQLLCGKRRLPSWDDMMLSIEEFYQSRDIAGIPKHYTHDIASFEYCDKYGDYIGFPHLEEWRKELCLSALRNAEINLETFRDVYHDDEEMLQKAYQSSHFTQIINWSHD, encoded by the exons ATGGTTTGTTCAAGGGCCATCTCCAAGAAAGTATGTGTGATCGGCGCGGGCCCATCCGGCCTCGTTACGGCCCGGGAGATGAGGAATGAAGGCCATGATGTGGTGGTTCTTGAACAAAATCATGATGTTGGAGGTCAATGGTTGTATAACCCTAAGGTGGAGGATGAAGATCCCTTGGGGAAAAATGATTCCTTGAAACTTCATAGTAGCATGTATTCGTCGTTGCGTGTAGCATCGCCAAGGGAGATTATGGGATTCACTGACTTCCCATTTGTGATCAAGAAAGATAGGGATGTGAGGAGATTTCCAGGTCACAGGGAAATCTTTTTATATTTGCAAGATTTTTGTGAGTACTTTGAGTTAAGGGAGATGATAAGATTTAACACCATTGTTGTGAACGTGGAGACGTTGGAGTATCCTGGAGTTTTAGGGAAAGATTTGAAGTGGGTGGTTAGGAGCAAGGAGGCGGAGAAAGAGGTGGAGGAAGTCTTCGACGCGGTGGTTGTAGCCACTGGACATTATTCTCAGCCTAGGTTGCCTAAAATTAAAG GAATGGACGTGTGGAGAAGAAAGCAACTGCATAGTCACATTTACAGGATCCCAGAACCTTTCAAGAATCAG GTAGTTGTGGTCGTTGGAAGTTCATTAAGTGGGCAAGATATATCGATGGAGCTTGTTGATGTGGCAAAGAAGATTCACCTAAGTGCAAAATCCCTTACAATTTCTCAAGGTTTATCAAAAGTCATCTCCAAGTATGATAATCTCCACCTTCATCCCGAG ATAGAATCATTGCATGAAGATGGGAAGGTTTTATTCAATGATGGATCGTGGGTCATTGCCGACACTATTATATACTGCACAGG GTATTCATATTCATTCCCATTTCTTGACACCAAAGGAATTGTAGCGATAGATGATGACAGAGTTGGCCCACTATTTGAGCACACATTCCCTCCTTCACTAGCTCCTTCTCTATCATTTGTTGGAATCCCTAGAAAG CTTATAGGGTTTCCTTTCTTTGAAGCCCAAGCAAAATGGATTGCTCAACTGCTGTGTGGAAAAAGAAGGTTGCCATCATGGGATGATATGATGCTATCAATTGAAGAGTTCTATCAATCAAGGGATATTGCAGGGATTCCTAAGCACTATACTCACGATATCGCAAGTTTTGAG TACTGTGACAAGTATGGAGATTACATAGGCTTCCCACATTTAGAGGAGTGGAGAAAAGAGCTTTGCCTTTCAGCTTTAAGAAATGCGGAGATCAACTTAGAGACATTTCGTGATGTATATCATGACGATGAAGAGATGCTGCAAAAAGCCTATCAAAGTTCTCACTTCACTCAGATTATTAACTGGTCCCATGATTAA
- the LOC140810108 gene encoding uncharacterized protein isoform X1, translated as MQCTSYVPVYYLAKDRNVCANGFSWHLFNGDHNYVEGQGAKVLLPSYTLEQYLGYDKDVLRQIIQNHDATFRFQVGELHRLYIKQRELMDEIKTRGIFAQLQLQKLESNCPLSPSRSSCCQTLLPHATSCLIEDSQGGKMPFLSAENVQKRPFFVAGKFQETTTVSSSPFLTKANFNGIEATPFRSKIHDIQILDLEIPAYLCHDSGREQVEEESFSARRVISDIHPPKKTSYLIDLNKPAFLGPMTSSSSAPSEPCGDNIVNGNSSFSGEETKPELVLYKHCRLVNCQGSSAEKTSSWDIDLNSTPLSCISETEITFESIENINEEIKVGDSENAGIISFNKMNLKACASTEIDISSSEGISKDIQIEAPLFSKQVEGESVMELDMIGAETLIMISTSRIGQYTKNSSSEPVGNSNKTLYWFADVVASVDQEIEIITTTQSLQVDVHNFYVEKEKETGKIVGSLERDRVNRTKQHKNLRKIGLLERNASKNACATPGKCYKLQHLDVIQKSLDSKLRHQPRTHYKQGFLQKCLDGWGKIRKRQEGHRRRASKFLVIS; from the exons ATGCAGTGTACAAGCTATGTCCCTGTATATTACCTTGCTAAGGATCGTAATGTATGTGCTAATGGATTTTCATGGCACTTATTCAATGGCGATCATAATTATGTGGAGGGTCAAGGCGCCAAGGTATTGTTGCCGTCATATACTCTCGAACAGTATTTAGGGTATGACAAAGATGTATTGAGACAGATAATTCAAAATCATGATGCCACATTCAGATTCCAG GTCGGGGAGCTGCATCGCTTGTATATAAAGCAAAGGGAATTGATGGATGAAATCAAAACCCGAGGAATTTTTGCACAGTTGCAGTTGCAGAAATTGGAGTCAAATTGTCCTTTGTCTCCATCCCGATCTAGTTGTTGTCAGACTCTGCTGCCACATGCTACAAGCTGCCTCATTGAAGATTCTCAAGGTGGAAAAATGCCTTTTTTATCTGCAGAAAATGTTCAGAAACGACCATTTTTTGTTGCAGGAAAATTTCAAGAAACTACAACAGTAAGCTCCAGCCCTTTTCTTACAAAAGCCAATTTTAATGGAATCGAAGCAACCCCTTTCCGAAGCAAGATACACGATATACAAATTTTGGATCTTGAAATTCCAGCTTATCTGTGCCATGATAGTGGGAGGGAGCAGGTTGAAGAGGAAAGTTTCAGTGCTCGTCGTGTAATCTCGGACATTCATCCTCCAAAAAAAACTAGTTATTTGATTGACTTGAACAAACCAGCATTTCTTGGACCGATGACGTCAAGTTCCTCTGCTCCTTCTGAACCTTGTGGCGACAACATCGTGAATGGTAACTCGAGTTTTTCTGGAGAGGAGACAAAACCGGAACTTGTACTTTATAAACACTGTAGACTTGTAAACTGCCAAGGGAGCTCTGCTGAAAAAACATCATCTTGGGACATCGATTTAAATTCTACACCCCTCAGTTGCATATCAGAAacagagattacttttgaaagCATTGAGAACATAAATGAGGAAATTAAAGTTGGAGATTCTgaaaatgctggaattatatcTTTTAACAAGATGAACTTGAAGGCTTGTGCGAGCACAGAGATTGACATTTCTTCTTCTGAAGGAATTTCCAAGGACATTCAAATCGAGGCCCCTCTTTTTTCCAAACAAGTGGAGGGAGAATCAGTCATGGAACTCGATATGATTGGAGCCGAAACTTTAATTATGATTTCTACATCGAGGATTGGACAGTATACGAAGAATTCAAGCTCGGAGCCAGTGGGAAACTCGAATAAAACTCTTTATTGGTTTGCTGATGTAGTTGCTTCTGTTGATCAAGAAATAGAGATTATCACAACGACGCAATCTCTCCAAGTTGATGTACATAATTTTTACGTCGAGAAGGAGAAAGAAACTGGTAAGATAGTGGGTTCGCTTGAAAGGGACCGTGTAAATAGAACAAAGCAGCACAAGAACCTCCGGAAAATAGGTTTACTGGAAAGAAATGCCAGCAAGAATGCTTGTGCTACACCAGGAAAATGTTACAAATTACAACATTTGGATGTCATTCAAAAATCACTTGACTCGAAATTGAGGCATCAACCTCGTACCCATTATAAACAGGGATTCTTGCAAAAGTGCTTGGACGGATGGGGAAAAATAAGGAAACGTCAAGAGGGTCATAGGCGTCGAGCTAGTAAATTTCTAGTTATCAGCTGA
- the LOC140810108 gene encoding uncharacterized protein isoform X2: protein MQCTSYVPVYYLAKDRNVCANGFSWHLFNGDHNYVEGQGAKVGELHRLYIKQRELMDEIKTRGIFAQLQLQKLESNCPLSPSRSSCCQTLLPHATSCLIEDSQGGKMPFLSAENVQKRPFFVAGKFQETTTVSSSPFLTKANFNGIEATPFRSKIHDIQILDLEIPAYLCHDSGREQVEEESFSARRVISDIHPPKKTSYLIDLNKPAFLGPMTSSSSAPSEPCGDNIVNGNSSFSGEETKPELVLYKHCRLVNCQGSSAEKTSSWDIDLNSTPLSCISETEITFESIENINEEIKVGDSENAGIISFNKMNLKACASTEIDISSSEGISKDIQIEAPLFSKQVEGESVMELDMIGAETLIMISTSRIGQYTKNSSSEPVGNSNKTLYWFADVVASVDQEIEIITTTQSLQVDVHNFYVEKEKETGKIVGSLERDRVNRTKQHKNLRKIGLLERNASKNACATPGKCYKLQHLDVIQKSLDSKLRHQPRTHYKQGFLQKCLDGWGKIRKRQEGHRRRASKFLVIS, encoded by the exons ATGCAGTGTACAAGCTATGTCCCTGTATATTACCTTGCTAAGGATCGTAATGTATGTGCTAATGGATTTTCATGGCACTTATTCAATGGCGATCATAATTATGTGGAGGGTCAAGGCGCCAAG GTCGGGGAGCTGCATCGCTTGTATATAAAGCAAAGGGAATTGATGGATGAAATCAAAACCCGAGGAATTTTTGCACAGTTGCAGTTGCAGAAATTGGAGTCAAATTGTCCTTTGTCTCCATCCCGATCTAGTTGTTGTCAGACTCTGCTGCCACATGCTACAAGCTGCCTCATTGAAGATTCTCAAGGTGGAAAAATGCCTTTTTTATCTGCAGAAAATGTTCAGAAACGACCATTTTTTGTTGCAGGAAAATTTCAAGAAACTACAACAGTAAGCTCCAGCCCTTTTCTTACAAAAGCCAATTTTAATGGAATCGAAGCAACCCCTTTCCGAAGCAAGATACACGATATACAAATTTTGGATCTTGAAATTCCAGCTTATCTGTGCCATGATAGTGGGAGGGAGCAGGTTGAAGAGGAAAGTTTCAGTGCTCGTCGTGTAATCTCGGACATTCATCCTCCAAAAAAAACTAGTTATTTGATTGACTTGAACAAACCAGCATTTCTTGGACCGATGACGTCAAGTTCCTCTGCTCCTTCTGAACCTTGTGGCGACAACATCGTGAATGGTAACTCGAGTTTTTCTGGAGAGGAGACAAAACCGGAACTTGTACTTTATAAACACTGTAGACTTGTAAACTGCCAAGGGAGCTCTGCTGAAAAAACATCATCTTGGGACATCGATTTAAATTCTACACCCCTCAGTTGCATATCAGAAacagagattacttttgaaagCATTGAGAACATAAATGAGGAAATTAAAGTTGGAGATTCTgaaaatgctggaattatatcTTTTAACAAGATGAACTTGAAGGCTTGTGCGAGCACAGAGATTGACATTTCTTCTTCTGAAGGAATTTCCAAGGACATTCAAATCGAGGCCCCTCTTTTTTCCAAACAAGTGGAGGGAGAATCAGTCATGGAACTCGATATGATTGGAGCCGAAACTTTAATTATGATTTCTACATCGAGGATTGGACAGTATACGAAGAATTCAAGCTCGGAGCCAGTGGGAAACTCGAATAAAACTCTTTATTGGTTTGCTGATGTAGTTGCTTCTGTTGATCAAGAAATAGAGATTATCACAACGACGCAATCTCTCCAAGTTGATGTACATAATTTTTACGTCGAGAAGGAGAAAGAAACTGGTAAGATAGTGGGTTCGCTTGAAAGGGACCGTGTAAATAGAACAAAGCAGCACAAGAACCTCCGGAAAATAGGTTTACTGGAAAGAAATGCCAGCAAGAATGCTTGTGCTACACCAGGAAAATGTTACAAATTACAACATTTGGATGTCATTCAAAAATCACTTGACTCGAAATTGAGGCATCAACCTCGTACCCATTATAAACAGGGATTCTTGCAAAAGTGCTTGGACGGATGGGGAAAAATAAGGAAACGTCAAGAGGGTCATAGGCGTCGAGCTAGTAAATTTCTAGTTATCAGCTGA